The following proteins are encoded in a genomic region of Apodemus sylvaticus chromosome 21, mApoSyl1.1, whole genome shotgun sequence:
- the Rab4a gene encoding ras-related protein Rab-4A isoform X1 codes for MAQTAMSETYDFLFKFLVIGNAGTGKSCLLHQFIEKKFKDDSNHTIGVEFGSKIINVGGKYVKLQIWDTAGQERFRSVTRSYYRGAAGALLVYDITSRETYNALTNWLTDARMLASQNIVIILCGNKKDLDADREVTFLEASRFAQENELMFLETSALTGENVEEAFMQCARKILNKIESGELDPERMGSGIQYGDAALRQLRSPRRTQAPSAQECGC; via the exons ATTTCTTGTTTAAATTCTTGGTCATCGGAAATGCAGGAACTGGCAAATCTTGCTTGCTTCATCAATTCATTGAAAAGAAAT tcaaAGATGACTCAAACCATACCATAGGAGTGGAGTTTGGCTCAAAGATAATAAATGTCGGTGGTAAATATGTCAAATTGCAGATATGGGACACAGCCGGCCAGGAGCGGTTCAG GTCTGTGACGAGAAGCTACTACAGAGGTGCAGCTGGGGCACTCCTTGTCTATGACATCACCAG CCGAGAAACCTACAATGCGCTTACTAATTGGTTAACAGATGCCAGAATGCTGGCGAGCCAGAACATTGTCATCATCCTCTGCGGGAACAAGAAGGACCTGGATGCCGACCGTGAAGTCACCTTCCTTGAAGCCTCCAGGTTCGCACAAGAGAATG AGCTGATGTTCCTGGAGACTAGCGCACTGACTGGCGAGAATGTCGAAGAGGCTTTCATGCAGTGTGCGAggaaaatacttaacaaaattgAATCAG GTGAGCTGGACCCCGAGAGGATGGGCTCTGGCATCCAGTATGGAGACGCCGCCCTGAGACAGCTACGGTCACCTCGACGCACACAGGCTCCAAGTGCACAGGAGTGTGGCTGCTAG
- the Ccsap gene encoding centriole, cilia and spindle-associated protein codes for MSPGSGVKSEYMKRYREPRWDEYAPCYRELLRYRLGRRLLEQAHAPWLWDAWGPDSPSDSSASPSPAPKGALGEPSAPSAREEEQPVEERVAELRDAEVQDTVLPAPPKQDLEEKPEERRSKGTDGVPSGPGPRQQPSALCARGSKKATRSPQRSTSKIKENKHPFALYGWGERQMDTGNQRTHNVCASASAHEIHESALRAKNRRQVEKRKLAAQRQRAHSVDVEKNQRVKPSSAENPWLTEYMRCYSARA; via the exons ATGTCCCCGGGCAGCGGGGTGAAGAGCGAATATATGAAGCGCTATCGGGAGCCGCGCTGGGACGAATACGCGCCGTGCTACCGAGAGCTGCTGCGCTACCGCCTGGGCCGCCGGCTGCTGGAGCAGGCGCACGCGCCCTGGCTCTGGGACGCCTGGGGCCCGGACAGTCCCTCGGACAGCTCGGCTTCACCCAGTCCAGCCCCCAAGGGTGCGTTAGGGGAGCCCTCGGCGCCCTCCGCGCGGGAGGAGGAGCAGCCGGTGGAGGAGCGCGTCGCGGAGCTGCGGGACGCGGAGGTGCAGGACACAGTGCTACCAG CACCACCAAAACAGGACCTAGAAGAGAAACCTGAAGAACGCAGGTCGAAAGGGACCGATGGGGTGCCCAGTGGCCCTGGCCCTCGACAACAGCCTAGTGCCTTATGTGCCAGAGGAAGTAAGAAAGCCACCAGAAGCCCCCAAAGATCGACCagcaaaataaaagagaacaaacacCCGTTCGCTCTTTATggctggggagagagacagatggacacGGGGAACCAGAGGACACACAACGTCTGCGCGTCGGCCTCTGCGCATGAG ATTCATGAGTCAGCACTTCGGGCCAAGAATAGAAGACAGGTGGAGAAGAGGAAACTGGCTGCCCAGAGGCAGCGGGCGCACTCGGTGGACGTGGAAAAGAACCAGAGGGTAAAGCCGTCGTCTGCAGAGAACCCGTGGCTGACAGAGTACATGCGGTGCTACTCCGCGAGGGCGTAG
- the Rab4a gene encoding ras-related protein Rab-4A isoform X2: MTSPDARMLASQNIVIILCGNKKDLDADREVTFLEASRFAQENELMFLETSALTGENVEEAFMQCARKILNKIESGELDPERMGSGIQYGDAALRQLRSPRRTQAPSAQECGC, encoded by the exons ATGACATCACCAG ATGCCAGAATGCTGGCGAGCCAGAACATTGTCATCATCCTCTGCGGGAACAAGAAGGACCTGGATGCCGACCGTGAAGTCACCTTCCTTGAAGCCTCCAGGTTCGCACAAGAGAATG AGCTGATGTTCCTGGAGACTAGCGCACTGACTGGCGAGAATGTCGAAGAGGCTTTCATGCAGTGTGCGAggaaaatacttaacaaaattgAATCAG GTGAGCTGGACCCCGAGAGGATGGGCTCTGGCATCCAGTATGGAGACGCCGCCCTGAGACAGCTACGGTCACCTCGACGCACACAGGCTCCAAGTGCACAGGAGTGTGGCTGCTAG